In Sphingomonas psychrotolerans, the following proteins share a genomic window:
- a CDS encoding ATP-binding cassette domain-containing protein has protein sequence MEAVARTTDLVKRFDALTALDGVSMTIAPGKVTGLVGPDGAGKTTLIRILAGLMAPTAGAVEVLGALPGKRLDDLGYMPQRFGLYEDLTVIENLNLYAEVRGLPKDEHKASFDRLLHFTDLARFQERLAGKLSGGMKQKLGLACALVKTPKLLLLDEPGVGVDPISRRELWAMVGDLTDQGIGVLWSTAYLDEAEKCDSVYLLNQGQLLFDGPPAKLTGKVADRVFRVTGFKDRRRHFLTRTLDRDEVIDGTIQGRSVRLLMAERAAAPTPQSLDAEGGAVEPAPPRFEDGFIERLGGGPKGTSALAERYREIPESEGYAIEAKGLTKRFGDFVAASDMHFAIPRGQIFGLLGPNGAGKSTTFKMLCGLLTPTSGSGAVAGHDLRRSRADARASLGYMAQKFSLYGDLSVRQNLDFFAGAYDLDRAAAKHAIEAMIEIFELEEKLDVNAGTLPLGFKQRLALACAVMHEPPVLFLDEPTSGVDPVTRREFWTHINGLVEKGVTVLVTTHFMDEAEYCDRVTLIYRAEQIATGTPDELKAQAGKLAGLDDPTMEDAFIALIEQFDRQRGEREAA, from the coding sequence GTGGAAGCCGTCGCCCGCACCACCGATCTGGTGAAGCGCTTCGACGCGCTCACTGCGCTCGACGGCGTCTCGATGACGATCGCGCCTGGCAAGGTCACCGGGCTCGTCGGGCCCGACGGCGCGGGCAAGACCACCTTGATCCGCATCCTCGCCGGGCTGATGGCGCCGACTGCCGGCGCGGTCGAAGTGCTGGGCGCGCTGCCCGGAAAAAGGCTCGACGATCTCGGCTACATGCCGCAGCGCTTCGGGCTGTACGAAGACCTGACGGTGATCGAGAACCTCAATCTCTATGCCGAGGTGCGCGGCCTCCCCAAGGATGAGCACAAGGCAAGCTTCGACCGGCTGCTCCACTTCACCGATCTCGCGCGCTTCCAGGAGCGGCTCGCGGGCAAGCTCTCGGGGGGCATGAAGCAGAAGCTCGGGCTCGCCTGCGCGCTGGTAAAGACGCCGAAGCTGTTGTTGCTCGACGAGCCGGGCGTCGGGGTCGATCCGATCTCGCGGCGCGAACTCTGGGCGATGGTCGGCGATCTGACCGATCAGGGGATCGGGGTTTTGTGGTCGACCGCCTATCTCGACGAGGCCGAGAAGTGCGACAGCGTCTATCTGCTCAATCAAGGCCAGTTGCTGTTCGACGGCCCGCCCGCCAAACTGACGGGCAAGGTCGCCGACCGCGTGTTTCGCGTCACCGGGTTCAAGGATCGCCGCCGCCACTTCCTCACTCGCACGCTGGATCGCGACGAAGTGATCGACGGGACGATCCAGGGCCGATCGGTGCGGCTGCTGATGGCCGAGCGCGCCGCTGCCCCGACCCCGCAATCGCTCGACGCCGAGGGCGGCGCGGTCGAGCCCGCCCCACCCCGCTTCGAGGACGGGTTCATCGAGCGGCTCGGCGGCGGGCCCAAGGGGACCAGCGCGCTCGCCGAACGCTATCGCGAAATCCCCGAGAGCGAAGGCTATGCGATCGAGGCCAAAGGGCTGACCAAACGCTTCGGCGATTTCGTCGCGGCGAGCGACATGCATTTCGCAATCCCGCGCGGGCAGATCTTTGGGCTGCTCGGGCCCAACGGCGCGGGCAAATCGACCACCTTCAAGATGCTGTGCGGACTGCTCACGCCGACAAGCGGCAGCGGCGCGGTGGCAGGGCACGATCTGCGCCGCTCGCGCGCCGATGCGCGCGCGTCGCTAGGCTATATGGCGCAGAAATTCTCGCTTTATGGCGATCTGAGCGTCCGCCAGAATCTGGATTTCTTCGCCGGCGCCTATGATCTCGACCGGGCAGCGGCGAAACACGCGATCGAGGCGATGATCGAGATTTTCGAGCTCGAGGAAAAGCTCGACGTCAACGCCGGGACATTGCCGCTCGGGTTCAAGCAGCGGCTCGCACTGGCCTGCGCGGTGATGCACGAGCCGCCGGTCCTCTTCCTCGACGAGCCGACCTCGGGGGTCGATCCGGTGACGCGGCGCGAATTCTGGACGCATATCAACGGGCTGGTCGAAAAGGGCGTGACCGTGCTCGTCACCACGCACTTCATGGACGAGGCCGAATATTGCGACCGCGTCACCCTGATCTACCGCGCCGAGCAGATCGCCACCGGCACCCCCGATGAGCTGAAGGCGCAGGCGGGCAAGCTGGCAGGCCTCGACGACCCGACGATGGAGGACGCCTTCATCGCGCTGATCGAGCAGTTCGACCGGCAACGTGGCGAGAGGGAGGCGGCGTGA
- a CDS encoding ABC transporter permease — MTPRFSFRRLAALVRKEGAQILRDPSTFLIAFVLPMILLFLFGYAVSLDSSRTRIGVVLQDSSAPALRLAQAYQTSRYFDVTMARTIQPMREAMVAGDLRAIIVIPQDFGEGVKQGRAPAIQIIADGSQPNTANFAAAYGEGVRAQWAATEGLERNPGAAGPPVSISARFWYNPELKSRYFLVPGSIANVMTMIGTLLTALVVAREWERGTMEAMMATPISMAEFIASKVIPYYLLALASMALCTVIGVFVFGVPFRGSVFALFVVGSAFLMPALGLGLFISSATKNQFVASQIALLSAFLPTFLLSGFIYEISSMPWPIQALTYLVPARYLIPSLQSVFLAGDQWALLLPNIAIMLGFGVLFFLLSFRVTRRSLD, encoded by the coding sequence ATGACCCCCCGCTTCTCCTTCCGCCGCCTCGCCGCGCTGGTCCGCAAGGAAGGCGCGCAGATCCTGCGTGACCCTTCGACCTTCCTGATCGCCTTCGTGCTGCCGATGATCCTGCTGTTCCTGTTCGGCTATGCGGTGTCGCTCGACAGCAGCCGCACGCGGATCGGGGTGGTGCTGCAGGATTCGAGCGCCCCCGCGCTGCGGCTGGCGCAAGCCTATCAGACCTCGCGCTATTTCGACGTGACGATGGCGCGCACGATCCAGCCGATGCGCGAGGCGATGGTGGCCGGCGACCTGCGTGCGATCATCGTCATTCCGCAGGATTTCGGCGAGGGCGTGAAGCAGGGCCGCGCGCCGGCGATCCAGATCATCGCCGACGGATCGCAGCCCAATACCGCCAATTTCGCCGCCGCTTATGGCGAGGGCGTGCGCGCACAATGGGCCGCGACCGAGGGCCTCGAGCGCAATCCCGGCGCGGCCGGGCCGCCGGTGAGCATCTCGGCGCGCTTCTGGTATAATCCCGAGCTCAAGAGCCGCTATTTCCTCGTCCCCGGCTCGATCGCCAACGTGATGACGATGATCGGCACCCTGCTCACCGCACTCGTCGTCGCGCGCGAATGGGAGCGTGGGACGATGGAAGCGATGATGGCCACGCCGATCTCGATGGCCGAATTCATCGCAAGCAAGGTCATCCCTTATTATCTGCTCGCGCTCGCCTCGATGGCTTTGTGCACGGTGATCGGGGTGTTCGTGTTCGGGGTGCCGTTCCGCGGATCGGTGTTCGCGCTGTTCGTCGTCGGGTCGGCATTCCTGATGCCCGCGCTGGGGCTCGGGCTGTTCATCTCCTCGGCCACCAAGAACCAGTTCGTCGCGAGCCAGATCGCCTTGCTCTCGGCGTTCCTGCCGACCTTCTTGCTCTCGGGCTTCATCTACGAGATCAGCTCGATGCCGTGGCCGATCCAGGCGCTGACCTATCTGGTACCCGCGCGCTATCTGATCCCCAGCCTCCAGTCGGTGTTCCTCGCGGGCGACCAATGGGCGCTGCTGCTTCCCAATATCGCCATCATGCTCGGCTTCGGCGTGCTCTTCTTCCTGCTCTCGTTCCGCGTCACGCGGCGGAGCCTCGACTAG
- a CDS encoding ABC transporter permease — protein MRRLVAMIVKEMWAVLRDPKSRIVLFVPPLMQLFIFTFATTLDVKNVDVAILDRSSGVHSAEIVSRIAGSPNFRKILPLRSPHELRDAIDNQKVIAALVIDEDFDRRIAAGKPAIVGVVLDGRRSNAAQIVNGYLTQIVGSVGADLDPRPGPAQPPGSVITNWYNPSLDYIWFTLPSLVAIITSVAGLAITSQSVARERELGTFDQLMVSPLRIHEILIGKMVPPFIIGMINGSVYLIIAPLVFGVPFTGSLVLFFLSLAMYMLALIGLGMLVSAIAKTQQQAFLGVFLITTPLILLSGYASPIDNMPGWLQLVTYLDPARYFLVIVQGLFLKAMPAAAVFHQLWPLALIACATLSASAWLFRARME, from the coding sequence ATGCGCCGGTTGGTCGCCATGATCGTCAAGGAGATGTGGGCGGTGCTGCGCGATCCCAAGTCGCGGATCGTGTTGTTCGTGCCGCCGTTGATGCAGCTCTTCATCTTCACCTTCGCGACCACGCTCGACGTCAAGAATGTCGACGTCGCGATCCTCGATCGCAGCTCGGGCGTCCATTCGGCGGAGATCGTCAGCCGGATCGCAGGCAGCCCCAATTTCCGCAAGATACTGCCGCTGCGCAGTCCGCACGAGCTGCGCGACGCGATCGACAACCAGAAGGTGATCGCCGCGCTCGTGATCGACGAGGATTTCGATCGCCGCATCGCCGCGGGCAAGCCGGCGATAGTGGGCGTGGTACTCGACGGGCGGCGCTCGAACGCGGCGCAGATCGTCAACGGCTATCTCACCCAGATCGTCGGCAGCGTCGGCGCCGACCTCGATCCGCGACCGGGGCCCGCGCAACCGCCGGGGAGCGTGATCACCAACTGGTACAACCCGTCGCTCGATTATATCTGGTTCACTTTGCCCTCGCTGGTGGCGATCATCACCTCGGTCGCGGGCCTCGCGATCACGTCGCAATCGGTGGCGCGCGAGCGCGAGCTGGGGACATTCGACCAGTTGATGGTCTCGCCGCTGCGCATCCACGAGATCCTCATCGGCAAGATGGTCCCGCCCTTCATCATCGGGATGATCAACGGCAGCGTGTATCTGATCATCGCGCCCCTCGTGTTCGGCGTGCCGTTCACCGGGTCGCTTGTGCTCTTCTTCCTCAGCCTCGCCATGTACATGCTCGCGCTGATCGGGCTCGGCATGCTCGTCTCGGCGATCGCCAAGACGCAGCAACAGGCGTTCCTCGGCGTTTTCCTGATCACCACGCCGCTGATTCTGCTCTCGGGCTATGCCAGCCCGATCGACAACATGCCCGGCTGGCTCCAGCTGGTGACCTATCTCGACCCCGCCCGCTATTTCCTCGTCATCGTCCAGGGATTGTTCCTCAAGGCGATGCCGGCCGCCGCCGTGTTCCACCAGCTCTGGCCGCTCGCGCTGATCGCCTGCGCGACGCTCTCCGCATCGGCTTGGCTGTTCCGCGCGCGCATGGAGTGA
- a CDS encoding efflux transporter outer membrane subunit yields the protein MPRLPFLALLALAGCTVGPDYQRPAPTASTQASWLEPGAPGAIDLAWWDSFGDPQLSALVTRALASAPDLKEAEARLAEARANRDAVAGGRLPNVEARGSATENRLSENGQLPIGNIPGFDREFRLFDLGFDASWELDFWGRRTRQTEAANARAEAALFGQRDVMLTLIAEVARSYFDLRAAQADAANARALAGSDAELARLTQLRFTAGEASRLEVERAEGAARTSAAAIPDTQARAAAGAYRIAALAGAAPEEIAPELRKPAPLPVSPDRILVGVRSELLERRPDIRRAERELAAATADIGVATADLFPRFSLIGSLGQQARTPGGLFSGESTRLQIGPSFSWPVFSGGTIRAQIRAADARAQGAAARYEKAVLGALSDSEAAINRFLNARVGEVEAGAALERERSAYGLAERRATSGEDDRLTLLRARQLLLSTERRADQARAAKGQAAVALYKALGGGWR from the coding sequence ATGCCTCGCCTGCCTTTCCTCGCCCTTCTCGCTCTGGCCGGCTGCACCGTCGGACCCGATTACCAGCGCCCCGCGCCGACCGCCTCGACGCAGGCGTCGTGGCTCGAACCCGGCGCGCCCGGCGCCATCGATCTCGCCTGGTGGGACAGCTTCGGCGATCCGCAGCTTTCGGCGCTGGTCACCCGCGCGCTGGCGAGCGCGCCCGATCTCAAGGAAGCCGAGGCGCGGCTTGCCGAAGCGCGCGCAAATCGTGATGCGGTGGCCGGCGGGCGGCTTCCCAATGTCGAGGCGAGGGGCTCGGCCACCGAGAACCGGTTGAGCGAGAACGGCCAGCTGCCGATCGGCAACATCCCCGGCTTCGACCGCGAGTTCCGGCTGTTCGACCTCGGCTTCGATGCGAGTTGGGAGCTCGACTTCTGGGGTCGGCGCACCCGCCAGACCGAAGCGGCGAACGCGCGCGCCGAGGCGGCGCTGTTCGGTCAGCGCGACGTGATGCTGACCCTGATCGCCGAAGTCGCGCGCAGCTATTTCGACTTGCGCGCGGCGCAGGCCGATGCCGCAAATGCGCGGGCGCTCGCCGGCTCGGATGCCGAACTCGCGCGGCTGACGCAATTGCGCTTCACTGCCGGCGAGGCATCGCGGCTCGAAGTCGAGCGCGCCGAGGGGGCGGCGCGAACCAGCGCAGCCGCCATACCCGACACCCAGGCGCGCGCGGCAGCGGGGGCGTACCGGATCGCGGCGCTGGCCGGCGCAGCGCCCGAGGAGATCGCGCCCGAGTTGCGCAAGCCGGCGCCGCTGCCCGTCAGCCCCGATCGGATCCTCGTGGGGGTGCGTTCCGAACTGCTCGAGCGCCGCCCCGACATCCGCCGCGCCGAGCGTGAGCTCGCCGCCGCAACTGCCGATATCGGCGTCGCCACCGCCGACCTGTTTCCGCGCTTCAGCCTGATCGGCAGCCTTGGTCAGCAGGCCCGCACTCCCGGCGGCCTCTTCTCCGGGGAGAGCACCCGGCTACAGATCGGCCCGAGCTTCTCGTGGCCGGTCTTCTCGGGCGGCACGATCCGCGCGCAAATCCGCGCGGCCGATGCGCGGGCGCAGGGGGCTGCGGCGCGCTATGAAAAGGCCGTGCTCGGCGCGCTTTCCGACAGCGAAGCGGCGATCAACCGCTTCCTCAATGCGCGAGTGGGCGAGGTCGAGGCTGGCGCGGCGCTGGAGCGCGAGCGGTCGGCTTATGGGTTAGCGGAGCGCAGGGCCACCAGCGGCGAGGACGACCGGCTGACCTTGCTCCGCGCGCGCCAGTTGCTGCTCTCGACCGAACGGCGAGCCGATCAGGCCCGGGCGGCGAAGGGTCAGGCCGCGGTGGCGCTGTACAAGGCGCTGGGCGGCGGCTGGCGCTAG
- a CDS encoding FadR/GntR family transcriptional regulator — protein MAHGVAHAGEGRLADRAYSQIVEIINAKDLQIGDRLPSEPRLAEMFGMSRTVVREALVRLAADGITEARRGAGSYVMRRPSERLGAHMPMAELSATLGTYEVRFVLEAEACRLAALRRSPEQMETIQRAMEALRGALHSNGPAHEEDWVLHRSIFEATANPAFVAAFDHLEEGIYRILRAGVDISRARPPEAIGAMITEHEMVVEAIRAQDADAAALAMRWHLSQGRKRLMP, from the coding sequence TTGGCACACGGAGTTGCGCATGCGGGCGAGGGGCGGCTGGCCGATCGCGCCTATTCGCAGATCGTCGAGATCATCAACGCCAAGGATCTCCAGATCGGCGACCGGTTGCCGTCGGAGCCGCGGCTCGCCGAGATGTTCGGCATGTCGCGAACGGTGGTGCGCGAAGCTTTGGTCCGACTCGCCGCCGACGGGATCACCGAGGCGCGACGCGGCGCCGGTTCCTATGTCATGCGGCGGCCCTCCGAACGGCTGGGTGCGCATATGCCGATGGCCGAGCTCTCGGCGACGCTCGGCACCTATGAAGTCCGCTTCGTGCTCGAGGCCGAGGCCTGCCGGCTCGCGGCGCTGCGCCGCTCTCCCGAGCAGATGGAGACGATCCAGCGAGCGATGGAAGCGCTGCGCGGCGCCTTGCACTCGAACGGTCCGGCGCATGAAGAGGATTGGGTGCTCCACCGCTCGATCTTCGAGGCGACTGCCAACCCCGCTTTCGTCGCGGCGTTCGATCATCTCGAAGAGGGCATCTACCGAATCCTGCGCGCCGGCGTGGACATTTCGCGCGCCCGCCCGCCTGAGGCGATCGGGGCGATGATCACTGAGCACGAGATGGTGGTCGAGGCGATTCGCGCACAGGACGCCGATGCTGCCGCGCTGGCGATGCGCTGGCATTTGTCGCAGGGGCGCAAGCGGTTGATGCCTTGA
- the nagE gene encoding N-acetylglucosamine-specific PTS transporter subunit IIBC — MSFRPATLLAKAQPLGRALMLPIAVLPIAALLLRLGQADMLGIPFVAAAGEAIFSNLGLLFAAGVAVGLARENHGAASLAGVVAYLVAVEGAKVLLHLPPEIVSAPALEQAAWRAKEIGKLSVAAGILSGIVAGVLYNRFSDIKLPDYLAFFAGRRFVPIVAGLAGLAGAVLFGLGFPWFEAGVDTLSRWVLGAGPIGLFLFGLLNRLLLITGLHHILNNIPWFLLGDFNGATGDIKRFFAGDPSAGAFMAGFFPVMMFGLPAACLAMYRNALPGRRKAVGGLLLSLALTSFLTGVTEPIEFTFMFLAPVLYVVHAVLTGISMVLMDALGVKLGFGFSAGLIDYVLNFGLATKPLLLLPVGAAYFWIYYAAFSWCIRRFDLKTPGRDAEVPPAAQEAAAGARGPAVLAALGGTANIRSVDACTTRLRLVMADFAAIDEAALRALGARGVLKLDNGALQVVFGPIADQIAGEVRAAMAAGPVAVPAAPVAMAAAITARAPVAAAAAPVFDAGIIARALGEGNICAVRARGTRLLVELTDISKIDRSALERGGVLAMLIPGDAARPLHLVTGDATIALAEALQPVR, encoded by the coding sequence ATGAGCTTTAGACCCGCAACCCTGCTCGCCAAGGCACAGCCGCTCGGCCGCGCGCTGATGCTGCCGATCGCGGTGCTGCCGATTGCTGCTTTGCTGCTCCGGCTCGGCCAGGCCGACATGCTGGGCATTCCCTTCGTTGCCGCCGCGGGTGAAGCGATCTTCTCCAATCTAGGGCTGTTGTTCGCCGCAGGCGTCGCGGTCGGGCTTGCACGAGAAAACCATGGCGCAGCCTCGCTCGCCGGCGTGGTCGCCTATCTGGTCGCTGTCGAAGGCGCTAAGGTATTGCTGCACCTGCCGCCCGAAATCGTCTCCGCCCCCGCGCTGGAACAGGCGGCTTGGCGCGCCAAGGAGATCGGCAAGCTCAGTGTCGCCGCCGGCATATTATCGGGCATCGTGGCGGGCGTGCTCTACAATCGCTTTTCGGACATCAAGCTGCCCGATTATCTCGCCTTTTTCGCGGGGCGCCGCTTCGTGCCGATCGTCGCGGGCCTCGCCGGGCTCGCGGGTGCCGTGCTGTTCGGGCTGGGCTTCCCGTGGTTCGAGGCAGGGGTCGACACGCTCAGCCGCTGGGTGCTCGGCGCGGGACCGATCGGGCTGTTCCTGTTCGGGCTGCTCAACCGGCTGCTGCTGATCACCGGGCTGCATCACATCCTCAACAACATCCCATGGTTTCTGCTCGGCGACTTCAACGGGGCGACCGGCGACATCAAGCGCTTCTTCGCCGGTGATCCGAGCGCCGGCGCGTTCATGGCGGGCTTCTTCCCGGTGATGATGTTCGGGCTGCCTGCGGCGTGCCTGGCGATGTACCGCAATGCGCTGCCCGGGCGTCGCAAGGCCGTGGGCGGACTGTTGCTCAGCCTCGCGCTCACGTCGTTCCTCACCGGCGTCACCGAGCCGATCGAGTTCACCTTCATGTTCCTCGCGCCGGTGCTCTACGTGGTCCACGCGGTGCTGACCGGCATTTCGATGGTGCTGATGGACGCGCTGGGGGTGAAGCTCGGTTTTGGCTTCTCGGCCGGGCTGATCGACTATGTGCTCAACTTCGGGCTTGCCACCAAGCCGTTGCTGCTGCTGCCGGTCGGTGCCGCGTATTTCTGGATCTATTACGCCGCGTTCAGCTGGTGCATCCGACGCTTCGATCTCAAGACTCCCGGCCGCGACGCTGAAGTGCCACCGGCTGCGCAGGAAGCGGCTGCCGGCGCGCGCGGACCCGCGGTGCTCGCGGCGCTAGGCGGCACTGCCAATATCCGCAGTGTCGACGCGTGCACCACCCGGCTGCGCCTGGTGATGGCCGATTTCGCCGCGATCGATGAAGCTGCGCTGCGTGCGCTCGGCGCACGGGGCGTGCTCAAGCTTGACAATGGCGCGCTGCAGGTGGTGTTCGGGCCGATCGCCGACCAGATCGCGGGCGAAGTGCGCGCGGCGATGGCGGCAGGACCCGTAGCCGTGCCGGCGGCGCCTGTCGCCATGGCAGCGGCGATTACCGCAAGAGCGCCGGTCGCCGCAGCGGCGGCGCCGGTCTTCGACGCGGGGATCATCGCGCGGGCGTTGGGGGAAGGAAATATCTGCGCCGTCCGCGCCCGGGGTACCCGGTTGCTCGTCGAACTGACGGATATCTCGAAGATCGACCGTTCGGCACTCGAGCGCGGCGGGGTCCTCGCGATGTTGATACCCGGCGATGCCGCACGGCCGCTCCACCTCGTCACCGGCGACGCGACGATTGCGCTCGCGGAAGCGCTTCAGCCGGTCAGGTAG
- the ptsP gene encoding phosphoenolpyruvate--protein phosphotransferase, which produces MTDTIILIAPFAGWLTPLEAVPDAVFAERMMGDGFAIDPIEGLLRAPAAGEILSVPASAHAVTLRLDNGAELLLHIGLDTVGLGGRGFTAKVTAGQRVRAGDPLIAFDLDAVAEAAKALITPVILASEGYVLTLEATGRLVEAGANVARIARVEPRETTRGESIERFERDVIVDAAHGIHARPAARIAAALRPFVAEVAIVTGTARANARSTVALLGLGVGSGASVQIAGIGTDARAAVDAVAALILSGLGEQGSTALTAPAIRSQGPVCASPGLAIGQALQLRAADQDVPEDGAGAAAERVGLDAALAQISGQLAGARGAAAEIAEAHRALLDDPELIHAAGEQIAAGRSAAFAWRAASAQAMTAIRATGDALLMERVADLKDLERQVVAALLGTPGAGVPALSPSTVLIAEDLLPSQFLALDAANLAGICTAAGGPTSHVAILAASAGIPMLVAAGEGVLAIVDGTPLILDADAAALIIEPGAAALSEASERLSATRDRRARDAAEAHEPCRMADGTRIEIFANLGSVTDAAAAVAAGAEGCGLLRTEFLFLERETAPDEEEQRETYSRIAATLGDRPLIVRTLDIGGDKPVPYLPMGAEENPALGLRGVRLSLARPDLMRLQLRAILRGVPAAQCRIMLPMIADLGDYRPIRALLAEVQAELGIADPVQLGVMIETPAAAMLAGQVAREADFLSIGTNDLTQYTLAADRGNAAVSQRIDALHPAVLRLIRLVGEGAQQAGRWAGVCGGLASDPLAAPILIGLGITELSATPAAIPGLKAAVRRLDMNACVALAGKACDAASPAEVRALAREALI; this is translated from the coding sequence ATGACCGATACGATAATTCTGATCGCGCCGTTCGCAGGCTGGCTCACGCCGCTCGAGGCCGTCCCCGACGCAGTGTTTGCCGAGCGTATGATGGGCGACGGCTTCGCGATCGATCCGATCGAAGGCCTGCTGCGCGCGCCGGCAGCGGGCGAGATCCTGTCCGTGCCGGCGAGCGCGCACGCAGTCACGCTCCGGCTCGACAACGGGGCGGAATTGTTGCTCCACATCGGACTCGACACCGTCGGGCTCGGCGGCAGGGGCTTCACCGCCAAGGTGACGGCGGGACAGCGGGTTAGGGCGGGCGACCCGCTAATCGCCTTCGATCTAGACGCCGTCGCGGAAGCGGCAAAGGCGCTGATCACCCCGGTGATACTCGCCAGCGAGGGCTATGTCCTGACGCTCGAGGCGACCGGCCGTCTGGTCGAGGCGGGGGCGAACGTCGCCCGGATCGCCCGCGTCGAGCCGCGCGAGACGACCCGTGGCGAGTCGATCGAGCGGTTCGAGCGGGATGTGATCGTCGATGCTGCGCACGGGATTCACGCACGTCCGGCCGCGCGCATCGCTGCGGCGCTTCGACCTTTCGTGGCGGAAGTCGCGATCGTCACCGGCACGGCGCGCGCCAATGCTCGCAGCACCGTGGCATTGCTCGGACTAGGCGTCGGCTCGGGCGCGTCCGTGCAGATCGCCGGAATCGGTACGGACGCACGCGCCGCAGTCGACGCGGTGGCCGCGTTGATCCTTTCGGGGCTCGGCGAGCAAGGCTCCACCGCCCTCACAGCGCCGGCCATCCGTTCGCAAGGGCCGGTTTGCGCATCGCCGGGCTTGGCGATCGGACAAGCGCTGCAGCTGAGGGCGGCGGATCAGGACGTGCCGGAGGACGGGGCGGGTGCCGCAGCAGAACGCGTTGGGCTGGACGCTGCGCTCGCCCAGATCAGCGGCCAACTCGCCGGCGCCCGCGGCGCTGCCGCCGAGATCGCCGAGGCGCATCGCGCGCTGCTCGACGATCCCGAACTTATCCATGCCGCGGGCGAGCAGATCGCCGCGGGGCGCAGCGCCGCCTTCGCCTGGCGTGCTGCGAGCGCGCAGGCCATGACGGCGATCCGCGCAACCGGCGACGCGCTGTTGATGGAGCGTGTCGCGGATCTCAAGGATCTCGAGCGTCAGGTGGTCGCGGCGCTGCTCGGCACGCCCGGTGCGGGCGTCCCAGCGCTGTCCCCGAGTACGGTCCTGATTGCCGAGGATCTGTTGCCTTCGCAATTCCTGGCGCTCGACGCTGCCAACCTCGCCGGGATCTGCACTGCGGCCGGCGGTCCCACTTCGCATGTCGCGATCCTCGCCGCCTCGGCCGGGATTCCGATGCTGGTAGCTGCAGGCGAGGGCGTGCTCGCGATTGTCGACGGGACGCCGCTGATCCTCGATGCCGATGCCGCCGCGCTCATCATCGAGCCCGGCGCCGCGGCACTTTCCGAGGCCAGCGAGCGCCTTTCCGCCACGCGCGACCGTCGCGCGCGCGACGCCGCGGAGGCGCACGAACCCTGCCGCATGGCCGATGGCACGCGGATCGAGATCTTCGCCAATCTGGGCTCGGTGACCGACGCGGCTGCTGCGGTCGCGGCGGGCGCCGAGGGTTGCGGGCTGCTCCGCACCGAATTCCTGTTCCTCGAACGCGAGACTGCGCCCGACGAGGAAGAGCAGCGCGAGACCTATTCGCGGATCGCTGCCACGCTCGGCGATCGTCCGCTGATCGTCCGCACGCTCGACATCGGCGGCGACAAGCCGGTGCCGTATTTGCCGATGGGGGCCGAGGAAAACCCGGCGCTGGGCCTGCGCGGGGTGCGGCTAAGCCTTGCGCGGCCCGATCTGATGCGGCTCCAGCTCCGCGCGATCCTGCGCGGGGTTCCAGCGGCGCAATGCCGGATCATGCTGCCGATGATCGCGGATCTTGGCGATTACCGACCGATTCGGGCGCTGCTCGCCGAAGTGCAGGCCGAATTGGGGATCGCGGATCCGGTGCAGCTCGGCGTGATGATCGAAACCCCCGCAGCGGCGATGCTCGCCGGCCAGGTGGCGCGCGAAGCCGACTTCCTGTCGATCGGGACCAACGATCTCACTCAGTACACGCTTGCCGCCGATCGCGGGAATGCGGCGGTGTCGCAGCGGATCGACGCGCTGCATCCGGCGGTACTGCGCCTGATCCGTCTGGTGGGCGAGGGCGCGCAGCAAGCCGGCCGTTGGGCGGGTGTCTGTGGCGGCCTCGCCTCGGATCCGTTGGCCGCACCGATTTTGATAGGGCTCGGCATCACCGAATTGTCGGCGACTCCGGCCGCCATTCCGGGACTCAAGGCCGCAGTCCGGCGGCTCGATATGAACGCGTGCGTCGCCCTTGCGGGGAAGGCGTGCGACGCCGCGTCTCCTGCAGAGGTGCGCGCACTTGCCCGAGAGGCACTGATATGA